A window of Costertonia aggregata contains these coding sequences:
- a CDS encoding amidase family protein, translated as MKKLIGLIVLIVLASCKNNKQPQEKEVVLWEPYNDSLEVASNADHEIRRMQYKLIQSRVLDKNEIFLPLYEEVSKMTETDYEALKPLIFDKTIFDLRQAIEKNKLTYEQLTLFYLYRIYTYELDNATTLNTIIALNGDVVNQARQLDKLKAEGNAPSFHHPIYGMPILLKDNINTKGMKTTAGSIALKDNEVEDAFIVQKLKENGALILGKVNLSEWAYFLCSGCPVGYSAYGGQTLNPYGRRVFETGGSSSGSGTAMAAEYAVAAVGTETSGSILSPSSQNSVVGLKPTIGLLSRSGIVPISSTLDTPGPMTKNVTDNAILLSAMAGHDSTDMASITEQFPGIISAGLHPEPFKNMRLGAFKNLMESDSIYRSTIEKLRESGATIIEFTPPEVKMDGFLSILNIDMKNDLPVYLKTHTSPENVKIQSIADAVAFNAADSLTRIPYGQALFEGILTDSTTTEGLEEIKATLENNGRTFFDTAMDEHGLNAILSINNYHAGYAAVAKYPALTVPMGYKTTGEPISLTFIGKQFTEADLLRMGRAYEKALQNRRRPKGYE; from the coding sequence GTGAAAAAGCTTATCGGATTGATTGTTTTAATTGTTTTGGCCTCTTGTAAAAATAACAAGCAGCCACAGGAAAAAGAGGTCGTTTTATGGGAGCCTTACAACGATTCTTTAGAAGTGGCTTCCAATGCGGACCATGAAATACGTAGAATGCAATATAAGCTCATACAGTCTAGAGTATTGGACAAGAACGAAATTTTTCTTCCACTTTACGAAGAGGTTTCGAAAATGACCGAAACCGATTATGAAGCCTTAAAACCTCTAATATTCGATAAAACTATTTTTGATTTAAGACAGGCTATTGAGAAAAACAAACTTACTTATGAGCAGTTAACGTTATTTTACCTGTATCGCATTTATACATATGAGTTGGACAATGCTACAACTTTGAATACTATCATCGCCCTAAATGGGGATGTCGTAAACCAAGCACGGCAATTGGACAAATTAAAAGCCGAAGGTAATGCCCCCAGTTTTCATCATCCTATTTATGGTATGCCCATTTTGTTGAAGGATAACATTAATACAAAAGGCATGAAGACTACGGCAGGTTCTATCGCTTTGAAAGACAATGAGGTCGAAGATGCCTTTATTGTTCAAAAGTTGAAAGAAAACGGTGCGTTGATATTAGGTAAGGTAAACCTCAGTGAATGGGCCTACTTTTTATGTAGTGGTTGTCCTGTGGGGTATAGTGCATATGGTGGGCAAACGCTCAATCCATATGGGAGAAGGGTTTTTGAGACAGGGGGTTCCAGTTCGGGCAGTGGCACGGCGATGGCGGCCGAGTATGCCGTTGCCGCTGTAGGTACGGAGACCTCGGGCTCTATTTTGTCGCCCAGCAGCCAAAATTCTGTCGTAGGCCTAAAACCGACCATTGGTTTATTGAGCCGTTCGGGTATTGTACCTATTTCCAGCACCTTGGATACACCGGGACCGATGACCAAAAATGTAACGGACAATGCAATTCTTTTATCCGCTATGGCGGGGCATGACTCTACCGATATGGCATCGATTACGGAACAGTTTCCAGGAATTATATCCGCAGGCCTACATCCGGAGCCTTTCAAAAATATGCGTTTGGGTGCATTCAAGAATTTGATGGAGAGCGACTCAATATATAGATCAACCATAGAAAAGTTGAGGGAGTCAGGCGCTACTATTATAGAATTTACACCACCAGAGGTAAAAATGGACGGGTTTTTGAGTATTCTGAATATTGATATGAAAAATGATCTGCCGGTTTATCTAAAAACACACACAAGCCCAGAAAACGTAAAGATACAGTCCATCGCAGATGCTGTGGCTTTCAATGCTGCGGACTCTTTAACCCGAATACCCTATGGGCAAGCTTTGTTCGAGGGCATTTTGACCGATTCTACCACTACCGAAGGTCTGGAGGAAATTAAGGCAACCTTGGAGAATAACGGACGAACCTTTTTTGATACGGCTATGGATGAACATGGTTTAAACGCCATCCTTTCAATAAATAATTATCATGCGGGCTACGCTGCTGTGGCCAAATACCCTGCACTAACCGTTCCCATGGGGTATAAAACCACAGGGGAACCCATTAGCCTTACGTTTATTGGAAAACAATTTACGGAAGCAGACTTACTGCGAATGGGAAGGGCCTATGAAAAAGCACTTCAAAATAGGAGAAGGCCAAAAGGATATGAATGA
- a CDS encoding DUF2911 domain-containing protein yields the protein MAQIKYPKASPYSSIVQEVGLTKIEVVYSRPAVRGRKIFGELVPHGRIWRVGANASTKITISDTITVSGNQLPAGTYALYAFPEEKEWEIAFHTNISHWGDGRTKYNPNEDVFRLKVVPEKTIHFQENFLITFDNISHDTADMIWLWANTKVTIPVIVDTKRMMEAEIEKQLQVNPTAQTYYEAARYYVEQGAKHKLALQYLNKAIALGGDTYYFHRVKSLAEAALGYHETAIVSAEKSLQLANKEGKDEFVRLNQKNIDVWTRKLKTRN from the coding sequence ATGGCCCAAATAAAATATCCAAAAGCTAGTCCATATTCCAGTATTGTACAAGAAGTAGGACTCACTAAAATTGAGGTAGTATATTCCAGACCTGCCGTTCGCGGTCGAAAAATTTTTGGGGAACTGGTGCCCCATGGTCGTATTTGGCGTGTTGGTGCGAATGCATCTACAAAGATAACGATTTCCGACACCATCACGGTTTCAGGGAATCAGTTGCCTGCTGGCACATATGCATTATATGCCTTTCCCGAAGAAAAAGAGTGGGAGATAGCGTTTCATACCAATATTTCCCATTGGGGCGATGGTAGAACAAAATATAATCCCAATGAAGATGTATTTCGTTTAAAGGTTGTACCGGAGAAAACCATCCATTTTCAAGAAAATTTTCTTATCACTTTTGACAATATCTCCCATGATACCGCTGATATGATTTGGCTTTGGGCAAATACCAAAGTCACGATTCCTGTAATTGTAGATACCAAACGTATGATGGAGGCTGAAATTGAAAAACAACTACAAGTAAATCCAACGGCTCAAACGTACTATGAGGCTGCTCGCTATTATGTAGAACAAGGAGCCAAGCATAAACTGGCGCTACAATATTTGAACAAGGCCATTGCGTTGGGCGGCGACACCTATTATTTTCATAGGGTCAAGTCATTGGCCGAAGCGGCGTTAGGGTATCACGAAACGGCCATTGTTTCCGCAGAAAAGTCGTTACAGCTCGCCAATAAGGAGGGTAAGGACGAATTTGTTCGACTGAACCAGAAAAATATCGATGTCTGGACAAGGAAATTGAAAACTAGAAATTAA
- the ftsY gene encoding signal recognition particle-docking protein FtsY, whose protein sequence is MSLFKKIFSSQKKETLDKGLEKSKTTFFSKLSKAVAGKSKVDDDVLDNLEEVLVTSDVGVNTTLKIIDRIEARVSKDKYMGTDELNTILREEIAGLLSETHVGEEVEFAIPNDKKPYVIMVVGVNGVGKTTTIGKLAYQFKKQGLKVVLGAADTFRAAAIDQLQVWADRVDVPIIKQNMGSDPASVAFDTLSSAVKQDADIVIIDTAGRLHNKVNLMNELTKVKRVMQKVVDDTPHEVLLVLDGSTGQNAFEQAKEFTKATEVTSLAVTKLDGTAKGGVVIGISDQFQIPVKYIGVGEGIEDLQVFNKYEFVDSFFNISG, encoded by the coding sequence ATGAGTTTATTTAAAAAAATATTTTCCTCACAGAAAAAAGAAACCTTGGACAAAGGTTTGGAAAAGAGTAAAACCACTTTTTTTTCCAAGTTGAGCAAGGCGGTGGCCGGCAAATCCAAAGTGGATGACGATGTTTTGGATAATTTGGAAGAAGTATTGGTAACCTCCGATGTTGGTGTCAACACTACCTTAAAGATTATTGATAGGATAGAGGCTCGCGTATCCAAAGACAAATACATGGGTACGGATGAGCTGAACACTATCCTCCGTGAAGAAATTGCAGGGTTGCTTTCCGAGACCCATGTGGGTGAAGAGGTCGAATTTGCTATCCCAAATGATAAAAAACCCTACGTAATCATGGTTGTTGGGGTCAATGGCGTAGGTAAGACCACTACCATCGGTAAATTGGCGTATCAGTTCAAAAAACAGGGGTTAAAAGTAGTATTGGGTGCAGCCGATACGTTCAGGGCAGCTGCTATAGATCAGTTGCAGGTTTGGGCAGATAGAGTTGATGTTCCCATCATAAAACAGAACATGGGAAGTGACCCGGCCTCCGTGGCTTTTGACACCTTGAGTTCTGCCGTAAAGCAAGATGCGGATATAGTGATTATTGACACCGCCGGGCGATTGCATAACAAAGTCAATTTAATGAACGAGTTGACCAAGGTAAAACGGGTTATGCAAAAAGTAGTTGATGATACGCCACACGAGGTACTTTTGGTATTGGATGGCTCTACCGGTCAAAATGCCTTTGAACAGGCCAAGGAGTTTACGAAGGCCACCGAAGTAACCTCTTTAGCAGTCACCAAATTGGATGGTACTGCCAAAGGTGGTGTAGTAATCGGTATATCGGACCAATTTCAGATTCCTGTAAAATATATAGGTGTAGGGGAAGGTATTGAGGACTTACAGGTTTTCAATAAATATGAGTTTGTGGATTCTTTTTTTAATATTTCCGGTTGA
- a CDS encoding DUF4295 domain-containing protein, with product MAKKTVASLQTSSKRLTKAIKMVKSPKSGAYTFVESVMAPEAVNEWLSKK from the coding sequence ATGGCAAAGAAGACCGTTGCAAGTTTACAAACAAGTTCAAAAAGATTGACAAAGGCCATTAAAATGGTAAAGTCACCCAAAAGTGGTGCGTATACCTTTGTTGAATCGGTTATGGCACCCGAAGCGGTAAATGAGTGGTTGTCCAAAAAATAG
- the rpmG gene encoding 50S ribosomal protein L33 produces MAKKGNRVQVILECTEHKESGQPGTSRYITTKNKKNTPDRMELKKFNPILKRMTVHKEIK; encoded by the coding sequence ATGGCAAAGAAAGGAAACAGAGTTCAGGTAATCTTGGAATGCACGGAGCATAAAGAGTCCGGGCAGCCAGGAACTTCAAGGTACATCACTACCAAGAACAAGAAAAATACTCCGGATAGGATGGAGTTGAAGAAATTCAACCCTATCTTAAAGAGAATGACCGTACACAAAGAAATTAAATAA
- the rpmB gene encoding 50S ribosomal protein L28 — MSKVCELTGKRAMFGNNVSFSINKTRRRFDVNLSKKRFYIPEEDKWITLKVSARALKSINKKGISAVLKEARAKGLVK; from the coding sequence ATGTCAAAAGTTTGTGAGCTTACCGGAAAGAGAGCAATGTTTGGAAACAACGTTTCTTTCTCTATCAATAAAACAAGAAGAAGATTTGATGTAAATCTTTCCAAAAAGCGTTTTTATATCCCTGAAGAGGACAAGTGGATTACTTTGAAAGTATCTGCTAGAGCATTAAAAAGTATCAACAAAAAAGGCATCTCTGCTGTTTTGAAAGAGGCAAGAGCAAAAGGATTGGTAAAGTAA
- a CDS encoding competence/damage-inducible protein A, which produces MFAEIITIGDEILIGQIVDTNSAFISKELNKIGISVYQITSVQDDEAHILNALRDAESRADIILLTGGLGPTKDDITKHTLCKYFDDVLIQDKKVLKHVEELFEKYITTSTISENNRKQALVPSKSVVLHNAYGTAPGMWIKKNNKAFVSLPGVPFEMKNLIANAVLPKIISEFKRPYIVHKTIMTYGLGESAIAEKIADWEDNLPTFIKLAYLPSLGRVRLRLTGKGTNKDQIIKGIQAEAQKLYPLIGDIIYGEEEDETLEFVIGKLLAERKMTVATAESFTGGKIAQQITSVPGASAYFKGSVVSYATETKIHLLKIPEQLVKQHSVVSEAVAKSMAENAKELLKTDFAIATTGNAGPSKGDSDADVGTVYIGIATPKGVFAEKYIMGNHRERIVQKSVNKAFEMLQKEILKF; this is translated from the coding sequence ATGTTTGCAGAAATCATCACGATCGGCGATGAAATACTTATTGGGCAAATTGTGGATACCAATTCGGCTTTTATCTCAAAAGAGCTCAATAAAATCGGTATATCGGTCTATCAAATAACATCTGTACAGGATGATGAAGCCCATATTTTGAATGCTTTACGTGATGCTGAATCAAGGGCTGACATTATACTCCTTACCGGTGGCCTAGGCCCCACAAAGGATGATATTACCAAGCATACGCTTTGCAAATATTTTGATGACGTTTTAATACAGGATAAAAAAGTACTTAAGCACGTAGAGGAGCTTTTTGAAAAGTACATAACAACAAGCACTATCTCCGAAAATAATAGGAAACAGGCGTTGGTTCCTTCAAAATCGGTCGTATTGCACAATGCTTATGGTACCGCACCGGGTATGTGGATAAAAAAGAACAATAAGGCTTTCGTATCGCTGCCGGGCGTTCCCTTTGAGATGAAAAACCTGATTGCCAATGCCGTTTTACCAAAGATAATTTCCGAATTCAAAAGACCATATATTGTACACAAGACCATAATGACGTATGGTTTGGGAGAAAGTGCCATTGCCGAAAAAATCGCCGATTGGGAAGATAATCTGCCTACGTTCATTAAATTGGCATATTTACCCAGTTTGGGAAGGGTACGTTTACGATTAACGGGCAAGGGAACGAACAAAGACCAAATTATCAAAGGTATACAGGCCGAGGCACAAAAGCTGTACCCGCTGATCGGGGACATCATCTATGGGGAAGAAGAGGATGAAACGCTCGAGTTCGTAATAGGTAAGCTACTTGCTGAGCGAAAAATGACCGTGGCAACGGCCGAAAGCTTTACGGGAGGCAAAATAGCGCAGCAGATTACGTCGGTACCTGGGGCATCAGCGTATTTTAAGGGTAGCGTGGTAAGTTATGCTACCGAAACCAAGATACATCTTCTCAAAATACCTGAACAATTGGTAAAACAACATTCTGTAGTAAGCGAAGCCGTCGCCAAAAGCATGGCAGAAAACGCAAAAGAATTGCTCAAAACCGATTTTGCCATAGCTACAACGGGTAATGCCGGGCCTTCAAAAGGAGATTCAGATGCCGATGTAGGAACGGTCTACATAGGTATCGCAACGCCTAAAGGAGTATTCGCCGAAAAATATATTATGGGCAACCATCGGGAGAGAATCGTTCAAAAGTCGGTAAACAAGGCTTTTGAAATGCTGCAAAAAGAAATTTTAAAATTCTAA
- a CDS encoding Hpt domain-containing protein — protein sequence MIYSLDKINEMAEGDQDFINSVVSVFLEEVPQDLEALEIAIKQKDFSNIYQLAHKIKPNVDLLGMEQTRATALEIETLGKSKATISEITEKFPLLKKDIHQVISELKKDFPVS from the coding sequence ATGATATATAGTCTTGATAAGATAAACGAAATGGCAGAGGGTGATCAAGATTTCATCAACTCTGTCGTATCGGTTTTTTTGGAGGAAGTACCCCAAGATCTGGAAGCGTTGGAAATTGCCATCAAGCAAAAAGATTTTTCCAACATTTATCAATTGGCCCATAAAATAAAGCCCAATGTTGACTTATTGGGTATGGAGCAGACAAGGGCCACCGCTCTTGAAATCGAAACTTTAGGCAAGAGTAAGGCTACCATATCGGAAATAACAGAAAAATTCCCGCTGCTAAAAAAAGATATACACCAAGTGATATCGGAGTTAAAAAAAGACTTTCCCGTTTCGTAA
- a CDS encoding fumarylacetoacetate hydrolase family protein, producing the protein MKIICIGRNYTDHIQELENERPNEPVVFIKPDSAVLPKEQDFYIPEFSNHIHYEVEVLVKIKKVGKHIDEQFAHKYYDEIGLGIDFTARDLQAKLKEKGLPWEKAKGFDGAAVIGNWLPKTNFKDINDIDFSLSKNEEEVQKGNTALMLWKIDELIAYVSTFFMLKKGDVIFTGTPAGVGKVQTNDYLSGTLEGRELFSLKVK; encoded by the coding sequence ATGAAGATTATTTGTATCGGTAGAAATTATACAGATCATATTCAGGAGCTGGAAAATGAAAGGCCAAACGAACCCGTTGTTTTCATAAAGCCAGACTCTGCGGTACTTCCGAAAGAACAGGATTTTTATATTCCGGAGTTTTCCAATCATATACATTATGAGGTTGAGGTATTGGTGAAAATCAAAAAAGTGGGAAAACATATTGATGAACAATTCGCGCACAAGTATTATGATGAAATTGGGTTGGGCATAGATTTTACGGCAAGAGACCTACAGGCAAAGCTTAAAGAAAAGGGATTGCCATGGGAAAAGGCAAAAGGTTTTGATGGTGCCGCGGTCATTGGCAATTGGCTTCCCAAGACCAATTTTAAAGATATAAATGATATTGATTTTTCACTTTCAAAGAATGAAGAAGAGGTTCAAAAGGGAAATACCGCTTTAATGCTCTGGAAGATAGATGAACTCATCGCCTATGTATCAACTTTTTTTATGTTGAAAAAAGGGGATGTTATTTTTACGGGCACGCCCGCCGGTGTTGGCAAAGTACAAACAAATGATTATCTTTCGGGTACACTGGAGGGTAGAGAGCTATTCTCCCTTAAAGTAAAATAA
- a CDS encoding 3'-5' exonuclease: protein MELQLTKPICFFDLETTGINVAKDRIVEIAILKIFPNGNKESKTWLVNPEMSIPDEVVAVHGISNEKVANEPTFKELSKEIYQMIKDSDLGGFNSNRFDIPLLAEEMLRAEVDFDMKSMNSVDVQTIFHKMEKRTLGAAYKFYCGKELTDAHSAEADTKATYEVLLSQLDRYPELDNNIKKLAEFSAHKRFADFAGFIMYDEDDEEAFSFGKHKGKKVHDVLEKEPGYFGWMLNADFPLYTKKVLTQIKLSKLNTKLG from the coding sequence ATGGAACTTCAGCTTACCAAACCCATATGTTTTTTTGATCTTGAGACCACAGGCATCAATGTGGCCAAAGACCGCATTGTGGAAATAGCCATTTTAAAGATTTTTCCCAATGGGAACAAAGAAAGCAAGACATGGTTGGTAAATCCCGAAATGTCAATACCGGATGAAGTGGTTGCCGTACATGGTATCTCCAATGAAAAAGTAGCGAACGAGCCTACTTTTAAAGAGCTCTCCAAAGAAATATATCAAATGATAAAGGACAGTGATTTGGGCGGCTTCAATTCCAATCGCTTCGATATTCCCTTATTGGCCGAAGAAATGCTGCGTGCCGAGGTAGATTTTGATATGAAAAGTATGAATTCGGTAGATGTGCAGACGATTTTTCATAAAATGGAAAAAAGAACTTTGGGTGCGGCCTATAAATTCTATTGCGGCAAGGAACTCACTGATGCCCACAGTGCAGAGGCCGATACCAAAGCCACCTATGAGGTGCTGCTTTCCCAACTGGACCGTTACCCCGAATTGGATAATAACATTAAAAAGCTGGCGGAATTTTCGGCCCATAAACGTTTTGCGGATTTTGCCGGTTTCATTATGTATGACGAGGATGATGAGGAGGCCTTTTCTTTTGGCAAGCATAAAGGCAAAAAAGTACATGATGTCCTGGAAAAAGAGCCCGGTTATTTCGGGTGGATGTTAAATGCCGATTTTCCGTTGTACACAAAAAAAGTGCTCACGCAAATCAAATTAAGTAAATTGAACACCAAATTGGGCTAG
- a CDS encoding dihydrolipoamide acetyltransferase family protein, producing the protein MSKFELKLPQMGESVAEATLTTWLKEVGDTIEMDEAVFEIATDKVDSEVPSEVEGVLVEKLFDVDDVIKVGQAVAIIEVSGEGETPRKETVAETVTVNDGDVAAVAETVTVAKETVETPTHDYSGTERFYSPLVKNIAKQENISIAELDAIKGTGKEGRVTKNDILAYVENRNTYDKKEKSKEQKHVQEESMAKSESTVSKPQQSAQPIATGAGDEVIAMSRMGKLIAKHMVESVSTSAHVQSFIEVDVTNIVNWRNKHKVVFEKQEGEKLTFTPIFMEAVAKALKKYPMMNISVDGDTVIKKKNINIGMAAALPDGNLIVPVIKNADQLNLVGMAKVVNDLANRSRNNQLKPDEVQGGTYTVTNVGTFGSVFGTPIINQPQVGILALGAIRKIPSVIETAEGDFIGIRSKMYLSHSYDHRVVNGALGSMFTKAIADYLEAWDVDREI; encoded by the coding sequence ATGTCAAAGTTTGAATTAAAATTGCCTCAAATGGGAGAGAGTGTTGCCGAAGCAACATTGACAACTTGGTTAAAAGAGGTGGGCGATACTATTGAGATGGATGAAGCGGTTTTTGAAATCGCTACCGACAAAGTGGACTCTGAAGTTCCCAGTGAAGTGGAAGGTGTATTGGTCGAAAAGCTTTTTGATGTTGATGATGTTATTAAGGTAGGGCAGGCCGTTGCCATAATAGAGGTTTCGGGAGAAGGAGAAACCCCTAGAAAAGAAACCGTTGCGGAAACGGTCACGGTCAATGATGGGGATGTTGCTGCGGTTGCCGAGACGGTCACTGTTGCCAAAGAAACTGTGGAAACACCTACGCATGACTACAGCGGTACGGAACGTTTTTATTCCCCGTTAGTGAAAAATATCGCCAAACAGGAGAATATATCCATAGCAGAATTGGATGCCATTAAAGGAACAGGCAAAGAAGGTAGGGTTACCAAAAACGACATTTTGGCTTATGTGGAGAATAGAAATACCTACGATAAGAAGGAAAAATCCAAAGAACAAAAGCATGTTCAAGAAGAAAGTATGGCAAAATCTGAGTCCACGGTTTCCAAACCGCAACAATCGGCGCAGCCAATCGCCACAGGGGCAGGGGATGAGGTTATAGCAATGTCCCGTATGGGTAAGCTTATTGCCAAGCATATGGTAGAGAGCGTTTCCACTTCGGCACACGTTCAAAGTTTCATAGAGGTAGATGTTACCAATATTGTCAATTGGCGCAATAAGCATAAGGTGGTTTTTGAAAAACAAGAAGGCGAAAAACTCACGTTTACTCCCATTTTTATGGAGGCAGTAGCCAAAGCCTTAAAAAAATACCCAATGATGAATATTTCCGTTGACGGGGATACGGTCATCAAAAAGAAAAATATCAATATTGGTATGGCCGCTGCACTCCCCGATGGTAACCTTATTGTTCCAGTAATCAAAAATGCGGATCAGTTGAACTTGGTGGGCATGGCCAAAGTGGTCAACGACTTGGCCAATCGTTCTCGTAACAACCAGTTGAAACCGGACGAAGTCCAAGGCGGCACCTACACGGTTACCAATGTGGGAACTTTTGGCAGTGTATTCGGTACACCTATTATCAACCAGCCACAAGTAGGTATTTTGGCTTTGGGGGCCATTCGTAAAATTCCATCTGTAATTGAAACCGCAGAAGGCGATTTTATAGGTATACGCAGTAAAATGTACTTGTCACATAGTTATGACCACAGGGTCGTAAACGGTGCTTTGGGCAGTATGTTCACAAAGGCCATAGCCGATTACTTAGAGGCTTGGGATGTAGATAGGGAAATTTAA
- the recR gene encoding recombination mediator RecR, producing MEFSSKLLENAVYEMSQLPGIGKRTALRLVLHLLKQPDQQTKRLATALQRLREEIKFCTSCHNISDVALCEICANPKRDESVICVVEDIRDVMAIENTGQFTGLYHVLGGKISPMEGIGPQDLTIASLVSKAKNGAVKELIFALSSTMEGDTTNFYIYKQLEGLGISTSTIARGISVGDELEYADEVTLGRSILNRVPFENSMKMS from the coding sequence ATGGAATTTTCTTCTAAGCTTTTAGAGAATGCGGTATATGAAATGTCACAATTGCCGGGAATCGGCAAAAGAACGGCACTGAGGTTGGTATTGCACCTGCTTAAACAGCCCGATCAACAAACAAAGCGCTTGGCAACCGCATTGCAGCGCCTGCGCGAAGAAATAAAGTTCTGTACCAGCTGTCATAATATTTCGGACGTAGCTCTGTGCGAAATCTGTGCCAATCCCAAAAGGGATGAAAGTGTCATTTGCGTGGTAGAGGATATTAGGGATGTTATGGCCATAGAAAATACGGGGCAATTTACAGGATTGTACCATGTACTCGGGGGTAAAATTTCTCCAATGGAGGGTATAGGTCCGCAAGACCTAACCATTGCATCATTGGTATCGAAGGCCAAAAACGGAGCGGTAAAAGAACTCATTTTCGCATTGAGCTCGACCATGGAAGGCGACACTACCAACTTTTATATCTATAAACAGTTGGAAGGACTGGGTATCAGTACATCTACCATTGCCCGAGGAATTTCGGTCGGGGATGAACTGGAGTATGCAGATGAGGTGACTTTAGGAAGGAGTATACTTAACAGGGTTCCCTTTGAAAATTCGATGAAAATGTCTTAG